A genomic window from Gymnodinialimonas ceratoperidinii includes:
- the rplP gene encoding 50S ribosomal protein L16 has protein sequence MLQPKRTKFRKMQKGRIRGEAKGGSDLTFGTYGLKALQPERVTARQIEAARRAMTRHMKRQGRVWIRIFPDTPVTSKPVEVRMGKGKGSVDFWACKVKPGRIMFEIDGVNEDIAREALRLAAMKLPVKTRTVVREDW, from the coding sequence ATGTTGCAACCTAAACGGACAAAGTTCCGCAAGATGCAGAAGGGCCGCATTCGCGGTGAAGCCAAGGGCGGTTCGGACCTCACGTTCGGCACCTACGGCTTGAAAGCTCTGCAGCCCGAGCGTGTTACGGCACGCCAGATCGAAGCCGCCCGTCGGGCCATGACGCGTCACATGAAGCGTCAGGGTCGCGTCTGGATCCGGATCTTCCCGGACACCCCGGTAACCTCCAAGCCCGTCGAAGTGCGTATGGGTAAGGGTAAAGGTTCGGTCGACTTCTGGGCCTGCAAAGTGAAGCCCGGTCGTATCATGTTCGAGATCGACGGCGTGAACGAAGACATCGCCCGTGAGGCTCTGCGCCTCGCCGCGATGAAGCTTCCGGTCAAGACCCGCACGGTCGTGCGCGAAGACTGGTAA
- the rpsC gene encoding 30S ribosomal protein S3 — MGHKVNPIGMRLQVNRTWDSRWYADTKDYGDLLLEDIKIREYIKTGWWEHVAKRDKRPAGDAGISKIIIERPHKKCRVTIHSARPGVIIGKKGADIEGLRKKLAEITDSELHLNIVEVRKPELDARLVAESIAQQLERRVSFRRAMKRAVQNAMRMGSLGIRVNVAGRLGGAEIARTEWYREGRVPLHTLRADIDYAHAEAKTAYGIIGIKTWIFKGEIMEHDPSAHDRRQQELQESGGASRPRRDR, encoded by the coding sequence ATGGGACATAAGGTAAACCCCATCGGTATGCGTCTCCAGGTCAACCGCACCTGGGACAGCCGCTGGTACGCAGACACCAAGGACTACGGTGACCTGCTGCTGGAAGACATCAAGATCCGCGAATACATCAAGACCGGTTGGTGGGAACATGTCGCAAAGCGCGACAAACGCCCCGCTGGCGATGCTGGTATCTCGAAGATCATCATCGAGCGTCCGCACAAGAAGTGCCGTGTGACGATCCATTCGGCGCGTCCGGGTGTGATCATCGGCAAGAAGGGTGCAGACATCGAAGGCCTGCGCAAGAAACTGGCCGAGATCACGGACAGCGAATTGCACCTCAACATCGTCGAGGTTCGCAAGCCCGAGCTGGACGCGCGTCTGGTTGCAGAGAGCATTGCTCAGCAGCTCGAGCGTCGTGTGTCGTTCCGTCGTGCCATGAAGCGTGCCGTTCAGAACGCCATGCGCATGGGGTCGCTCGGTATCCGGGTGAACGTCGCGGGCCGCCTTGGTGGCGCCGAGATCGCGCGGACCGAATGGTATCGGGAAGGCCGCGTGCCGCTCCATACCCTTCGCGCCGACATCGACTACGCACATGCCGAGGCAAAGACCGCCTATGGCATCATCGGTATCAAGACCTGGATCTTCAAAGGCGAAATCATGGAGCACGATCCGTCTGCCCATGACCGTCGCCAGCAGGAGCTTCAGGAAAGCGGTGGGGCCTCGCGCCCGCGCCGTGATCGCTGA
- the rplV gene encoding 50S ribosomal protein L22: MSKDKNPRRVADNEAMAKLRMLKTSPQKLNLVAGLIRGQKVEKALTDLTFSKKRIAVDVKKCLQSAIANAENNHGLDVDDLIVAEAWVGKNLTMKRGRPRARGRFGKILKPFAELTITVRQVEETS, encoded by the coding sequence ATGAGCAAGGATAAGAACCCCCGCCGCGTCGCGGACAACGAGGCCATGGCCAAGCTGCGTATGCTGAAGACCAGCCCGCAGAAGCTGAACCTCGTTGCTGGCCTCATCCGTGGCCAGAAGGTTGAAAAGGCCCTCACGGACCTGACCTTCTCCAAGAAGCGCATCGCCGTCGACGTGAAGAAATGCCTTCAGTCGGCCATCGCAAACGCCGAGAACAACCACGGTCTGGACGTCGACGATCTCATCGTCGCCGAAGCCTGGGTTGGCAAGAACCTCACCATGAAGCGCGGTCGCCCGCGTGCCCGTGGCCGGTTCGGCAAGATTCTCAAGCCGTTCGCTGAATTGACGATCACGGTTCGCCAGGTCGAGGAGACTTCGTAA
- the rpsS gene encoding 30S ribosomal protein S19 translates to MSRSVWKGPFVDSYVLKKAEASKESGRNEVIKIWSRRSTILPQFVGLTFGVYNGRKHVPVSVTEDMIGQKFGEYSPTRTYYGHAADKKAKRK, encoded by the coding sequence ATGAGCCGCTCCGTATGGAAAGGTCCTTTTGTCGACAGCTATGTCCTCAAGAAGGCCGAAGCCTCCAAGGAATCCGGTCGTAACGAGGTCATCAAGATCTGGTCGCGCCGCTCCACCATCCTCCCGCAGTTCGTCGGTCTGACGTTCGGTGTCTACAACGGCCGCAAGCACGTGCCGGTGAGCGTCACCGAAGACATGATCGGTCAGAAGTTCGGGGAATACTCGCCCACGCGGACCTACTACGGTCACGCCGCCGACAAGAAGGCGAAGCGCAAATGA
- the rplB gene encoding 50S ribosomal protein L2, translated as MALKSYKPTTPGQRGLVLIDRSELWKGRPVKSLTEGLTKKGGRNNTGRITARRRGGGAKRLYRIVDFKRKKFDVSATVERIEYDPNRTAFIALVRYEDGEQNYVLAPQRLGVGDKIIASAKADIKPGNAMPFSGLPIGTIVHNIELKPGKGGQIARAAGTYAQFVGRDGGYAQIRLSSGELRLVRQECMATVGAVSNPDNSNQNLGKAGRVRHMGKRPSVRGVAMNPIDHPHGGGEGRTSGGRTPVTPWGKDTKGRRTRDKNKASQKLIIRSRHAKKKGR; from the coding sequence ATGGCACTCAAGTCGTATAAGCCGACGACGCCGGGCCAGCGTGGGCTGGTACTGATCGACCGTTCGGAGCTTTGGAAAGGACGTCCCGTCAAGTCTCTCACCGAGGGTTTGACGAAAAAGGGCGGCCGGAACAACACCGGACGGATCACGGCGCGTCGTCGTGGTGGTGGAGCAAAGCGTCTCTACCGCATCGTAGATTTCAAGCGGAAGAAATTCGACGTCTCGGCCACGGTCGAGCGGATCGAATATGACCCGAACCGGACCGCCTTCATCGCCCTCGTGCGCTATGAAGATGGTGAGCAGAACTACGTTCTGGCACCGCAGCGTCTGGGCGTTGGTGACAAGATCATCGCGTCGGCAAAGGCAGACATCAAGCCGGGCAACGCAATGCCCTTCAGCGGTCTGCCGATCGGGACGATCGTCCACAACATCGAGCTGAAGCCGGGCAAAGGCGGGCAGATCGCCCGTGCCGCCGGCACCTACGCGCAGTTCGTTGGTCGTGACGGTGGTTACGCACAGATCCGCCTCTCCTCGGGTGAGCTTCGCCTCGTCCGTCAGGAATGCATGGCAACGGTTGGTGCGGTCTCGAACCCCGACAACTCGAACCAGAACCTTGGTAAAGCGGGCCGTGTCCGCCACATGGGCAAGCGTCCGTCGGTACGTGGTGTTGCCATGAACCCGATCGATCACCCGCATGGTGGTGGTGAAGGCCGGACTTCCGGTGGCCGTACACCTGTTACGCCATGGGGCAAGGACACCAAGGGCCGTCGCACCCGCGACAAGAACAAGGCAAGCCAGAAGCTGATCATCCGCAGCAGGCACGCCAAGAAGAAAGGGCGCTAA
- a CDS encoding OmpA family protein, whose translation MKHIALMAALCASVSLASAQTPITYTDSAGGEVLLPLGDLSFADQVVARSVGSGTIATTAELPGATLGSPDYSGNVNDGSFLSLGCDGTVELLFADNALIDVPGPDLYVFEVGPRVEGMFLAISEDGVEWTDVGAITGGRAEVDIAGLSAPGASYRFVRLTDDGEGCGTNFAGADVDAVAAIGTALRFTLDAAVLFDVDSFTLRPEALAEINAVAAQISAANVGSLNVIGHTDSTGSADYNMTLSLQRSASVRAQLLQTTALANLPITTAGRGELEPIASNDTEAGRQANRRVEIIAVPN comes from the coding sequence ATGAAACACATTGCTTTGATGGCCGCCCTTTGTGCAAGCGTCAGCCTGGCCTCCGCCCAGACCCCAATTACCTATACCGATTCCGCCGGTGGCGAGGTGCTGCTGCCCTTGGGCGATCTTTCTTTCGCAGACCAGGTCGTTGCGCGCAGTGTCGGCTCCGGCACCATCGCAACCACGGCTGAGCTGCCGGGCGCCACCCTCGGATCGCCCGATTACAGCGGCAACGTGAACGACGGGTCTTTTCTTTCGTTAGGCTGCGACGGCACGGTGGAGCTTCTGTTTGCCGACAACGCCCTGATCGACGTGCCCGGCCCGGATCTCTACGTCTTCGAGGTCGGCCCCCGGGTCGAGGGGATGTTCCTGGCGATTTCTGAGGATGGTGTCGAATGGACCGACGTCGGCGCCATCACCGGCGGGCGCGCAGAGGTCGATATCGCGGGCCTTTCCGCACCGGGTGCCAGCTATCGCTTCGTGCGGTTGACCGACGACGGTGAGGGTTGTGGCACAAACTTCGCCGGCGCCGACGTCGATGCGGTTGCCGCGATCGGCACGGCGCTGCGATTCACCCTCGATGCCGCCGTCCTCTTCGACGTGGACAGCTTCACCCTGCGCCCCGAGGCGCTCGCCGAGATCAACGCGGTTGCCGCCCAGATCAGCGCTGCGAATGTCGGCTCGCTCAACGTGATCGGCCATACGGACTCCACCGGCTCCGCCGACTACAACATGACGCTGTCGCTGCAACGTTCGGCCAGCGTGCGGGCACAACTGCTGCAGACGACCGCCCTTGCCAATCTTCCCATCACAACCGCGGGGCGAGGTGAACTGGAGCCGATCGCCAGCAACGACACGGAAGCCGGGCGCCAAGCAAACCGCCGGGTCGAGATCATCGCCGTCCCGAACTGA
- a CDS encoding 50S ribosomal protein L23, with the protein MSADAKHYDVIRKPLITEKTTMASENGAVVFEVAIDSNKPQIKEAIEAVFGVKVKAVNTTITKGKVKRFRGQLGTRKDVKKAYVTLEEGNTIDVTTGL; encoded by the coding sequence ATGAGCGCAGACGCAAAGCACTACGACGTGATCCGCAAGCCGCTGATCACCGAGAAAACCACGATGGCATCCGAAAACGGTGCCGTGGTCTTCGAAGTGGCCATCGACAGCAACAAGCCGCAGATCAAGGAGGCCATCGAGGCTGTCTTTGGTGTGAAGGTGAAGGCCGTGAACACGACCATCACCAAGGGCAAGGTCAAGCGTTTCCGGGGCCAGCTCGGCACCCGCAAGGACGTGAAGAAGGCCTACGTTACGCTCGAAGAGGGCAACACGATCGACGTCACCACCGGCCTCTGA
- the rplD gene encoding 50S ribosomal protein L4: MKVDVIKLDGKKAGSVDLDEALFGLEPRADILHRVVRWQRNNAQQGTHKVKTRREVSYSTKKIYRQKGTGGARHGARSAPIFRGGGVYKGPTPRSHGHELTKKFRKLGLRHALSAKAAEGRLVIIDSIAMDDPKTSALAKQVKEMGWKRALIIDGSDVDANFAQAARNIEGLDVLPTMGANVYDILKRDTLVITKAGVEALEARLK, from the coding sequence ATGAAAGTCGACGTTATCAAACTTGACGGCAAGAAAGCCGGCTCGGTCGACCTGGACGAGGCCCTCTTCGGTCTCGAGCCGCGCGCCGACATCCTGCACCGTGTGGTCCGCTGGCAGCGCAACAACGCGCAGCAGGGCACCCACAAGGTGAAAACGCGCCGCGAGGTCAGCTACTCCACCAAGAAGATCTATCGCCAGAAGGGCACCGGCGGCGCACGCCACGGCGCACGTTCGGCTCCGATCTTCCGCGGGGGTGGTGTCTACAAGGGCCCGACGCCCCGTAGCCACGGCCACGAGCTGACCAAGAAGTTCCGCAAGTTGGGCCTTCGCCACGCACTCTCCGCCAAGGCCGCAGAAGGCCGCCTGGTGATCATCGATTCCATCGCGATGGACGATCCCAAGACTTCCGCACTTGCCAAGCAGGTGAAGGAGATGGGTTGGAAGCGCGCGCTGATCATCGACGGGTCGGACGTGGACGCAAACTTCGCTCAGGCCGCACGCAACATCGAGGGTCTCGATGTGCTGCCGACCATGGGCGCCAACGTCTATGACATCCTCAAGCGTGACACGCTGGTGATCACGAAAGCGGGTGTCGAAGCACTGGAGGCTCGGTTGAAATGA
- the rplC gene encoding 50S ribosomal protein L3 encodes MLRSGVIAKKVGMTRLFMEDGKQVPVTVLQLEKLQVVAKKTSDSDGYSAVQLGAGTAKAKRTSAPLRGHFAKANVEPKRKLVEFRVDADNLIDVGEEIIADHYFEGQYVDVTGTSIGKGFAGAMKRHNFGGLRATHGVSISHRSHGSTGQCQDPGKVFKGKKMAGHMGAARVTTQNLQVVRTDTDRGLIMIKGAVPGSKGGWVTVKDAVKKAFPENAILPAALRSAAEEAAKAAEEAAAAAAAEEAAAAAEAAAAEQAAMEAAEADETAGDAEQKDGE; translated from the coding sequence ATGTTGCGCTCTGGTGTAATTGCGAAGAAGGTCGGCATGACCCGCCTCTTCATGGAAGACGGCAAGCAGGTTCCTGTGACCGTTCTTCAATTGGAAAAACTTCAGGTTGTTGCCAAGAAGACTTCCGACTCTGACGGCTATTCCGCCGTTCAGCTTGGCGCTGGCACGGCGAAAGCCAAGCGGACGTCTGCGCCCCTGCGCGGTCACTTCGCGAAGGCCAACGTGGAGCCCAAGCGCAAGCTTGTGGAATTCCGCGTCGATGCCGACAACCTGATCGACGTTGGCGAGGAAATCATCGCCGACCATTACTTCGAGGGCCAGTACGTCGACGTCACCGGCACCTCGATCGGTAAGGGCTTCGCCGGTGCCATGAAGCGGCACAACTTCGGCGGCCTGCGCGCGACGCACGGTGTGTCGATCTCGCACCGTTCGCACGGCTCCACCGGTCAGTGTCAGGACCCCGGCAAGGTGTTCAAGGGCAAGAAGATGGCCGGTCACATGGGTGCGGCCCGTGTCACCACGCAGAACCTTCAGGTTGTGCGCACCGATACCGACCGTGGTCTGATCATGATCAAAGGCGCCGTTCCCGGCTCCAAAGGTGGTTGGGTTACGGTCAAGGACGCGGTGAAGAAGGCATTCCCCGAGAACGCCATCCTGCCCGCCGCCCTGCGTTCCGCCGCTGAGGAAGCCGCCAAGGCCGCCGAAGAGGCAGCCGCAGCAGCCGCAGCAGAAGAAGCCGCAGCCGCCGCAGAAGCAGCCGCCGCAGAGCAAGCAGCGATGGAGGCCGCAGAGGCTGACGAAACTGCTGGCGATGCAGAACAGAAGGACGGTGAATAA
- the rpsJ gene encoding 30S ribosomal protein S10, translating to MAVSQNIRIRLKAFDYRVLDASTQEIVNTAKRTGAQVRGPIPLPNKIEKFTVLRGPHVDKKSRDQWEIRTHKRLLDIVDPTPQTVDALMKLDLAAGVDVEIKV from the coding sequence ATGGCAGTCAGCCAGAACATCCGCATCCGCCTGAAGGCGTTTGACTACCGGGTTCTCGACGCTTCCACGCAGGAAATCGTGAACACCGCAAAGCGCACGGGCGCACAGGTACGCGGACCTATCCCGCTTCCCAACAAGATCGAAAAGTTCACGGTTCTCCGTGGCCCGCACGTGGACAAGAAGTCCCGCGATCAGTGGGAAATCCGGACGCACAAGCGTCTTTTGGACATTGTTGATCCGACCCCCCAGACGGTGGACGCGCTGATGAAGCTCGACCTCGCCGCTGGCGTGGATGTCGAGATCAAGGTTTAA
- a CDS encoding acyltransferase family protein, with protein sequence MTRGLSIWLDALRVAATLIVVLSHLAYPRFTGTQYAYLRDWNVGSDAVIVFFVVSGLVIAFAADRDRTLGRFTFNRLTRLWTVLLPALLLTLAFDAIGLRLDPAAYPYPFYQPQEWGTILMRGVSFSNEWTGIGRLRLGTNGPLWSLSYEAAYYLMFAVAMFTTGARRALLLLVSIMLVGLNVLLLAPAWLCGVWLWRRIASDELTALRGTTRWCLALLGPVAYLACQATGVPEILSTATAQALGVPDARIVLGFSDEVIWNTLIALFTTVHLVGVVAITRRAQAADSGAGTTGDAIRWLAGASFSVYVTHYPALHLLDAALPVMVGRDAALLLGALAVGLAFAQVFERPIVPFRNALRAMAESLPRGVTGAVSRPIADRAQ encoded by the coding sequence ATGACACGGGGGCTGTCGATCTGGCTCGATGCGCTTCGCGTCGCGGCAACGCTGATCGTGGTCTTGTCGCATCTGGCCTACCCGCGCTTCACCGGAACGCAATATGCCTACCTGCGCGACTGGAACGTCGGCAGCGATGCCGTGATCGTTTTCTTTGTCGTCTCAGGCCTCGTGATCGCCTTTGCCGCAGACCGCGACCGGACGCTCGGGCGGTTCACCTTCAACCGGCTGACACGGCTCTGGACCGTCTTGTTGCCGGCGCTGCTGCTCACGCTCGCTTTCGACGCAATAGGCCTGCGGCTTGATCCCGCCGCCTATCCGTATCCTTTCTATCAGCCGCAGGAGTGGGGGACCATCCTGATGCGCGGCGTGAGCTTTTCCAACGAATGGACCGGGATCGGCCGCCTGCGCCTTGGAACCAACGGCCCGCTCTGGTCGCTTAGCTACGAGGCGGCCTATTACCTGATGTTCGCCGTTGCCATGTTCACGACCGGCGCGCGTCGCGCCCTGTTGCTGCTGGTTTCCATCATGCTGGTCGGGCTCAACGTTCTGCTGCTGGCACCGGCATGGCTTTGCGGAGTGTGGCTCTGGCGCCGGATCGCGTCGGATGAGCTCACGGCGCTGCGCGGCACCACGCGCTGGTGTCTCGCGCTTCTTGGACCTGTGGCCTATCTCGCCTGTCAGGCGACAGGAGTGCCGGAGATCCTCTCCACCGCGACGGCTCAGGCGCTTGGGGTGCCGGATGCCCGGATCGTTCTGGGCTTCTCGGACGAGGTGATCTGGAACACGTTGATCGCCCTCTTCACCACCGTGCATCTTGTCGGCGTGGTCGCGATCACGCGCCGGGCGCAGGCCGCGGACAGCGGGGCCGGGACCACGGGCGACGCAATCCGCTGGCTGGCCGGCGCCAGCTTCTCGGTCTATGTCACCCATTACCCGGCCCTGCACCTGTTGGACGCCGCGCTTCCCGTCATGGTCGGGCGGGATGCGGCGCTCTTGTTGGGCGCGCTCGCGGTCGGGTTGGCCTTCGCGCAGGTCTTCGAGCGTCCGATCGTGCCCTTCCGCAATGCCTTGCGCGCCATGGCCGAGAGCCTGCCGCGCGGCGTTACCGGCGCGGTGTCGCGCCCGATTGCGGATCGCGCGCAATAA
- a CDS encoding sterol desaturase family protein: protein MDLLNSILSSLQATFLGWNSRLAVFYILATVVLVFGIWCARGRPGRFVEFILPRKVYRHRSNLLDLKIFCVNLILGAAGILGAVLLIPAVTIIVLSQLVAFQPGGFQPLDVTWGRSALATVLMLVAMDFCKYWAHYLHHENRYLWPFHALHHSAEVLTPLTANRNHPVFLVVRNLIYSLIIGIVQALVLFLLMGEIDLLTIGGANAGYFVFNLLGANLRHSHVWLSYGPVMEHIFISPAQHQIHHSRAVKHHNLNYGEVLAIWDWMFGTLYVTDGEEQLDFGLADAVGNEIPQPHPTLRAALFKPFAEALEEATGIDWVTRPETAPHPVTPPTRMEPAE from the coding sequence ATGGATTTGCTCAATTCTATCTTGTCGAGCCTTCAGGCAACCTTCCTGGGATGGAATTCGCGCCTTGCCGTGTTCTACATCCTGGCGACCGTCGTTCTGGTCTTCGGCATCTGGTGTGCCCGCGGACGGCCGGGCCGCTTCGTGGAGTTCATCCTGCCGCGGAAGGTCTACCGCCATCGATCGAACCTGCTTGATCTGAAGATCTTCTGCGTCAACCTGATCCTCGGGGCTGCCGGTATCCTTGGGGCAGTGCTCCTGATTCCCGCGGTGACGATCATCGTGCTGTCGCAACTCGTCGCGTTTCAGCCGGGCGGATTCCAGCCTCTCGACGTCACATGGGGACGATCGGCGCTGGCCACCGTCTTGATGCTCGTTGCGATGGATTTCTGCAAATACTGGGCCCATTACCTGCATCACGAGAACCGCTACCTCTGGCCGTTCCACGCGCTGCACCATTCCGCCGAGGTGCTCACACCGTTGACGGCGAACCGGAACCATCCCGTCTTCCTCGTGGTGCGCAACCTGATCTACAGCCTGATCATTGGCATCGTGCAGGCGCTGGTCCTGTTCCTGCTGATGGGCGAGATCGACCTGCTGACCATCGGCGGCGCCAATGCGGGCTACTTCGTGTTCAACCTGCTCGGAGCCAACCTGCGGCACAGCCATGTCTGGCTCAGCTACGGGCCGGTGATGGAGCATATTTTCATCTCGCCCGCGCAGCACCAGATCCACCATTCCCGTGCGGTGAAGCACCACAACCTGAACTACGGCGAAGTGCTGGCGATCTGGGACTGGATGTTCGGCACGCTCTATGTGACCGACGGCGAGGAGCAGCTTGATTTCGGTCTTGCCGATGCCGTGGGCAACGAGATCCCACAGCCGCATCCCACCTTGCGCGCGGCTCTCTTCAAACCCTTCGCCGAAGCGCTGGAAGAGGCCACCGGGATCGATTGGGTCACACGTCCTGAGACTGCGCCGCATCCGGTCACGCCGCCGACCCGGATGGAGCCCGCTGAATGA